The Deltaproteobacteria bacterium IMCC39524 genomic interval ACGCGTACATTCCCCTGAGTGCACCATATTTCTCTGACTTTTCAGACTTGGAGCCAGAACTTCCGGGACAAAGCAGACCCGTCGACATTCTCCACAGTGGGAGCATTTCGCTGTATCGTAGGCGACCACAAGGGGGCTGAAGCGGCCAAGCTGGTAATAGAAGCCACCTAAGGGGCACAAACTTCGACACCAGACACGACGAACCAGAACTAGTTCTGCAATCACGATCAAGACGATTATGATAAGACTGGAACTGACCCCGAAGGTCAAAGCCCTTGCAGTGGTACCGATCGGTGAAACAGTTTCAAAAACCGGGATGCCAAGAATTACTGTCATGATTACGGTCACAATCAGTGCCGTTGTTTTCCACTCAAGTGACCAGCTTGAAAGTCTTTTTGGCCAGGGTAAAAGATCGACCAGGTCGGTTATTAAATGCACAGGGCAGACCCAACCGCAGAACACACGGCCACCAAACAACCCGTAGAAAACCACGACGATTGCTGTTCCAGAGAGCATCGTCGCTGTCAAGGTGCCTGTCAGAAGCAAAATCTGCAAGGCCGC includes:
- a CDS encoding NapH/MauN family ferredoxin-type protein; this translates as MKVNRWTTGRRCVQILMLLLLATPAFGWTFFEGNLGAAAIVGLQLSDPLAALQILLLTGTLTATMLSGTAIVVVFYGLFGGRVFCGWVCPVHLITDLVDLLPWPKRLSSWSLEWKTTALIVTVIMTVILGIPVFETVSPIGTTARALTFGVSSSLIIIVLIVIAELVLVRRVWCRSLCPLGGFYYQLGRFSPLVVAYDTAKCSHCGECRRVCFVPEVLAPSLKSQRNMVHSGECTRCGACVGICPEKALGFALRNPFER